One part of the Rutidosis leptorrhynchoides isolate AG116_Rl617_1_P2 chromosome 1, CSIRO_AGI_Rlap_v1, whole genome shotgun sequence genome encodes these proteins:
- the LOC139839888 gene encoding replication factor C subunit 3-like — MKSPVSPEPLTILKDQISNVSKGSSSTNSLKTGWTARVAARLLYKKKASTLTKENLEEFNSIEDKKYYSSPYYKGLLNTEKVPDTTPEAESKTTPIPHDLHNLSLTSQSSPYYKGLLNTGTGTGTTGEAESTMVMSHDYLNVSSPYYKGLLHKEPDTSPDRESHATTFVSSSSRTSFSVKMQEWSAACFSFKSKDEKLTPTMIKVYSTEHSIEESLRERVSESKSPSPSPSPPKLISSPPPLPTSSPPLSTSSPPPPPPQPIPQSPPTKRVVVNEKETSELKEEKKYFWADKYRPVALKDFICNKDKANELQQVMNEDDCCHFIFEGQAGVGKRTMIWAMLREAFGADKVEARDERKTFTLKGEEVSSINVNVKESSQHVEINLSELKGFEKHVIVELIKETNKLTHNTERCSNDNCRAIILYEADKLSTDALLYIRWVIERYRGCHKIFFCCQDALKLQPLKNICKLVQLLPPSNKEIVEVLEFIARNEKIDLPRQLSERIAIDSKNNLRQAIRSFEATWQHNPILKGDQVILTGWEDDIADIAKSIIEKQSPKQLYDIRRKLQNLIDHSVPPDFIFNTLEAELKKNTADSMHQQIEKTYKEYSGKGSDRFSHDERRKLIQHFMNIEEFIAKFMSCYKSHLAKQDMTESESQPP, encoded by the exons ATGAAGAGCCCGGTTTCACCCGAGCCTCTAACCATACTAAAAGATCAAATCTCGAACGTTTCGAAAGGATCATCGTCTACTAATTCCTTGAAAACCGGATGGACGGCACGAGTTGCTGCTCGTTTATTGTACAAGAAAAAGGCGTCAACTTTAACAAAAGAAAACCTTGAGGAATTTAATAGCATTGAAGACAAAAAGTACTATAGTAGCCCTTACTACAAAGGCCTTCTCAATACCGAAAAAGTCCCGGATACAACTCCCGAAGCAGAGAGTAAAACAACACCTATACCACATGATTTACATAACCTTAGTTTAACAAGTCAGTCTAGTCCTTACTACAAAGGGCTACTCAACACTGGTACGGGTACGGGTACAACTGGTGAAGCAGAGAGTACAATGGTTATGTCACATGACTACTTGAACGTTTCTAGTCCGTACTACAAAGGGCTGTTGCATAAAGAACCAGATACGAGCCCTGATCGCGAAAGTCATGCCACAACGTTTGTAAGTTCAAGCTCGAGAACGAGTTTTTCTGTTAAGATGCAAGAATGGAGTGCTGCTTGTTTTTCGTTTAAGTCGAAAGACGAGAAATTAACGCCAACAATGATTAAGGTTTATTCTACCGAACATTCGATCGAGGAGTCCTTGAGGGAGAGAGTATCAGAGTCaaaatcaccatcaccatcaccatcaccgccTAAATTAATATCATCACCGCCACCATTGCCGACATCATCACCACCATTATcgacatcatcaccaccaccaccaccaccacaacctaTACCACAATCACCGCCTACTAAAAGGGTGGTTGTTAACGAAAAAGAAACAAGTGAGTTGAAGGAGGAAAAGAAGTATTTTTGGGCGGATAAATATCGACCCGTGGCACTTAAGGATTTCATTTGTAACAAAGACAAAGCGAATGAGCTGCAACAAGTG ATGAATGAAGACGATTGTTGTCATTTCATATTTGAAGGACAAGCAGGTGTTGGAAAGCGAACAATGATTTGGGCAATGCTTCGCGAAGCGTTTGGAGCAGACAAAGTTGAG GCACGCGACGAGCGCAAAACATTTACCTTGAAG GGGGAAGAAGTAAGCAGCATCAATGTAAATGTGAAAGAATCTTCTCAACATGTAGAAATTAATCTGTCTGAACTAAAAGGATTCGAAAAGCATGTAATAGTTGAACTTATCAAAGAGACAAATAAGCTAACCCACAATACGGAACGATGCAGCAATGATAACTGTAGAG CCATCATTTTGTATGAAGCGGACAAGCTCTCAACAGATGCATTGCTTTATATTCGATGGGTTATAGAACGATACAGAGGATGTCATAAAATCTTCTTTTGCTGCCAAGATGCTTTGAAGCTGCAACCACTTAAAAACATCTGTAAATTGGTTCAACTACTTCCGCCTTCTAATAAAGAG ATTGTTGAAGTCCTGGAATTCATAGCACGAAATGAAAAAATAGACTTACCAAGGCAATTATCTGAAAGAATAGCAATTGATTCCAAGAATAACCTTCGGCAGGCCATTCGTTCTTTTGAAGCTACCTGGCAACATAA CCCAATTCTGAAAGGAGATCAAGTGATCTTGACTGGGTGGGAAGATGATATTGCAGATATTGCCAAAAGTATAATTGAAAAACAGAGCCCCAAACA ATTATATGACATACGTCGGAAACTGCAAAATCTGATAGACCACAGTGTACCACCTGACTTCATCTTTAAC ACCCTAGAAGCCGAACTGAAGAAGAATACTGCAGATTCGATGCATCAGCAGATTGAAAAAACATATAAAGAATATAGT GGTAAGGGCTCAGACAGATTTTCACATGATGAAAGGCGAAAGCTTATCCAACATTTTATGAACATCGAAG AATTTATAGCGAAATTTATGAGCTGCTACAAAAGTCATCTGGCTAAGCAAGACATGACTGAATCCGAGAGTCAACCACCATAA